The genomic segment GGGTTTTGACATATTTTTTGGCTTGGCCTCCAAAGCCCTTTTTAAACAAGCTGAGTCCGTACCATGGGTGATTTTTTTCTTCATCAGAAACAACTCCCCAAAAGTTAAATTTCTCACATCCTTTTTGTTTTGCTTTTTTAATAGCTTCCCAAAGAAGCAAATAAGAAACGGGGATTTTAGGATATTTTAAGGAAGAAGCGCCGTGATGATAAAAACCAATTCCCTGCCAAAAAACAAAGATTCCAGAAGCAACTACTTCATTATTATACTTTCCCAATAAAACTAAAATCTGGCCATCTTTAGAAAAAGACTTAAATTCATTTTTTAAATAATTCAAAGCAAAAGGTGTAAAGTGCTGACGCTCTTTAGTCTGCTGATACAATTTATCAAATTCTTCAACACCATCAGCTTCAATAATCTCAACATTTACTTTAATAGCTTTTTTAACCAAATAACGAGTGGTTTTTCGCATACTCTTTACCAACTCATCTTCACCCAAAGTAATATCCAATTCCCAAGTTAATTCTGGATGAACGAATGTAGGAGCATTACGAAAACCAAGCTTTTTAAACACAACCAAACCAGATTCAGTAACAGGAGCAACACGAATATGGCTTACTCTCTCAGAATCAGCTAAAACTTTTAACTT from the Patescibacteria group bacterium genome contains:
- a CDS encoding peptidoglycan bridge formation glycyltransferase FemA/FemB family protein — protein: MEIKEIFEKNVWEDFLKKCEEKTFLHSWNWGEFNALMGDKIWRFGVYDNELIGVALVIKVKAKRGDFLFIPHGPVVSRAKALVLKTLMNKLKVLADSERVSHIRVAPVTESGLVVFKKLGFRNAPTFVHPELTWELDITLGEDELVKSMRKTTRYLVKKAIKVNVEIIEADGVEEFDKLYQQTKERQHFTPFALNYLKNEFKSFSKDGQILVLLGKYNNEVVASGIFVFWQGIGFYHHGASSLKYPKIPVSYLLLWEAIKKAKQKGCEKFNFWGVVSDEEKNHPWYGLSLFKKGFGGQAKKYVKTQDFVTNKRYWLSFLIEKLRKIKRGL